CCGTTGCGCGCTTCGAGGTGATCGACGAGTTGTTCGAAGCCATCGTGCTGGGCCGGGCACCGCTGCACGACGGCGCGTGGGCCCGCTCGACTCTCGCCGTCTGCCTGGCGCTGCTGGCCTCGGCGGGCGCGGACCAAGACGTGGAGCTTGCGCCACGAGTCAGCTGACACAATAGGGACGATCCTCCACTCCCTCTCCTGCGCCCTTGTCCAAATCAGCCGAGAAGCACGAAGCCGAAGTCGCCGCACGAGTCCTCCGCCGCTGGCACGACGCCGTTCCCAACGACCGGATGGCGCATCTGGTGAAGGACGCCACGCGCGGGTTCATGCGTTCACTCCAGTCGCGCCTGGCCGAGCATCAGGTGCTGCCGGGCCATTGGACCTTCTTGCGCATCCTGTGGGAACGCGACGGCATCACCAAACGCGAACTGAGCGTCGAGGCCGGCGTCATGGAGCCCACCACCGTTATCGCCTTGCGGGCCATGGAATCGCTCGGGTACGTCAGTCTGGAACA
This genomic window from Comamonadaceae bacterium OTU4NAUVB1 contains:
- a CDS encoding MarR family transcriptional regulator is translated as MSKSAEKHEAEVAARVLRRWHDAVPNDRMAHLVKDATRGFMRSLQSRLAEHQVLPGHWTFLRILWERDGITKRELSVEAGVMEPTTVIALRAMESLGYVSLEQRPENRKNIYVQLTPYGRRLQDELVPLAQEVNTLALEGISDREIATVRRALLIMIDNLARDQTNSDFTR